The Mycolicibacterium doricum genome includes a region encoding these proteins:
- a CDS encoding DUF5319 domain-containing protein, translated as MRDHLPPGLPPDPFADDPCDPSAALDALEPGQPLDPQERTAVEADLADLAVYEALLAHKGIRGLVVCCDECQQDHYHDWDMLRANLLQLLVDGTVRPHEPAYDPEPDAYVTWDYCRGYADASLNEATSESDGYR; from the coding sequence GTGCGAGACCACCTGCCACCTGGTTTGCCGCCCGATCCGTTCGCTGACGATCCCTGTGATCCCTCGGCGGCCCTCGACGCGCTCGAACCCGGTCAGCCGCTGGACCCGCAGGAGCGCACTGCCGTCGAGGCCGATCTGGCGGACCTCGCGGTCTACGAGGCACTTCTCGCCCACAAGGGGATCCGCGGTCTGGTCGTCTGCTGTGACGAATGTCAGCAGGATCACTACCACGACTGGGACATGCTGCGCGCCAACCTGCTGCAGCTGCTCGTCGACGGCACTGTGCGGCCACACGAGCCGGCCTACGATCCCGAACCCGACGCCTACGTCACGTGGGACTACTGCCGCGGTTACGCCGACGCCTCGCTGAACGAAGCGACGTCGGAATCAGACGGCTACCGCTGA
- the guaB gene encoding IMP dehydrogenase: MSIAERSVPIAVPVPTGGDDPTKVAMLGLTFDDVLLLPAASDVVPATADTSSQLTKRIRLRVPLVSSAMDTVTESRMAIAMARAGGMGVLHRNLPVAEQAGQVETVKRSEAGMVTDPVTCSPDNTLAEVDAMCARFRISGLPVVDDRGALVGIITNRDMRFEVDLSKPVSEVMTKAPLITAQEGVSAEAALGLLRRHKVEKLPIVDGHGKLTGLITVKDFVKTEQFPLATKDSDGRLLVGAAVGVGDDAWTRAMTLADAGVDVLIVDTAHAHNRGVLEMVHRIKTLLGDRVEVIGGNVATRSGAAALVEAGADAVKVGVGPGSICTTRVVAGVGAPQITAILEAVAACAPSGVPVIADGGLQYSGDIAKALAAGASTAMLGSLLAGTAEAPGELIFVNGKQFKSYRGMGSLGAMQGRGAVGNLRGSYSKDRYFQDDVLSEDKLVPEGIEGRVPFRGPLAQVIHQLTGGLRAAMGYTGSPTIEALQQAQFVQITAAGLKESHPHDITMTAEAPNYYAR; encoded by the coding sequence ATGTCGATCGCTGAACGCAGCGTTCCCATCGCCGTACCGGTGCCGACCGGCGGCGACGACCCGACGAAGGTGGCCATGCTCGGGCTCACCTTCGATGACGTCCTGCTGTTGCCGGCCGCCTCCGACGTCGTGCCTGCGACGGCCGACACCTCGAGCCAACTGACGAAACGTATCCGTCTGCGGGTGCCACTGGTCAGTTCGGCGATGGACACGGTCACCGAATCCCGGATGGCCATCGCGATGGCGCGGGCCGGCGGCATGGGCGTGCTGCACCGCAACCTGCCGGTGGCCGAACAGGCCGGCCAGGTCGAGACCGTCAAACGGTCCGAGGCCGGGATGGTCACCGACCCGGTGACCTGTTCGCCGGACAACACGCTCGCCGAGGTGGACGCGATGTGTGCGCGGTTCCGTATCTCCGGTCTGCCGGTCGTGGACGACCGCGGTGCGCTGGTCGGCATCATCACCAACCGTGACATGCGCTTCGAGGTGGACCTGTCCAAGCCGGTCTCCGAGGTGATGACCAAGGCGCCGCTGATCACCGCGCAGGAAGGTGTCTCGGCCGAGGCCGCGCTCGGACTGCTGCGGCGCCACAAGGTCGAGAAGCTGCCGATCGTCGACGGCCACGGCAAGCTGACCGGGTTGATCACCGTCAAGGATTTCGTCAAGACCGAGCAGTTCCCGCTGGCCACCAAGGACTCCGACGGCAGGCTGCTCGTCGGCGCGGCGGTCGGCGTCGGTGACGACGCGTGGACTCGCGCGATGACGCTGGCCGACGCCGGCGTGGACGTGCTGATCGTCGACACCGCCCACGCACACAACCGCGGTGTGCTGGAGATGGTGCATCGCATCAAGACCCTGCTCGGCGACCGGGTCGAGGTGATCGGCGGCAACGTCGCCACCCGGTCAGGAGCCGCCGCACTCGTCGAGGCAGGGGCCGACGCGGTCAAGGTCGGTGTCGGCCCGGGGTCGATTTGCACCACACGCGTGGTGGCCGGCGTTGGAGCACCACAGATCACCGCGATCCTCGAGGCGGTCGCGGCATGCGCGCCGTCCGGTGTGCCGGTGATCGCCGACGGTGGCCTCCAGTACTCCGGTGACATCGCCAAAGCACTGGCCGCCGGCGCGTCGACGGCCATGCTTGGCTCGCTGCTGGCCGGCACCGCCGAAGCCCCCGGCGAGCTGATCTTCGTCAACGGCAAGCAGTTCAAGAGTTACCGCGGTATGGGGTCGCTCGGCGCGATGCAGGGCCGCGGGGCGGTCGGCAACCTGCGCGGCAGTTACTCGAAGGACCGCTACTTCCAGGACGACGTGCTGTCCGAGGACAAGCTGGTGCCCGAGGGCATCGAAGGCCGGGTGCCGTTCCGCGGTCCGCTGGCGCAGGTGATCCATCAGCTCACCGGCGGTCTTCGCGCAGCCATGGGTTACACCGGTTCGCCCACCATCGAGGCGTTGCAGCAGGCGCAATTCGTGCAGATCACCGCCGCCGGGCTGAAGGAAAGTCACCCGCACGACATCACGATGACCGCCGAAGCGCCCAACTACTACGCCCGCTGA